tacaaaatacgcaagaaaacgcattttggccgaaactatgactcgtcactaagcctagataacgtggtaatcagtaggtatagtcactagggactataaccatcgtgattacgctcacgttatgaagttcaaacgaactttgcgttgaccataaactggtcaatgcagaaagtcaaatgcagtttgactttaacgctaaaacgaatgaaagacgcgaaagaatacttacagaaggtccccgcaagatttgacccgattcactctcaggtaggaagcatatacttccacttagagagtttTGAATCAGTTCAAATGTGGGTTTTGAGTGAAATTGGGTTGGGTATATATAGTGTTCggagagccgttaagatcgtttatcgaaaCCTGAGCTTTGATCTCAACCTTACACTTGTGTCCCCTGTTTTGAAATACCTTGGGCACTCAAAACCAGCCCCTAGGAAgccccaaaaccatttgcaagtgttggaaacagctggaacaagctgttACACACTTTCTACACATCTGGCAGTTTTACACGGGCCACGTAAGGACACACAcagggtttacgcgggccgcctgagccctAGGTCTGCACAGCAAGTTTCCAAaattgcagttttagtccctgcatgtgtttaaggccttttttgacacgtttaaggtccgttaaaccatttttaaggctctacaatgatgcctaagtatgagggacataaaacatgctcaaaaaaaatgccggatgtcggttcatttggtcgtacgatcgcgatgttcgcttaattacgacggaatgcgtataagcgcgaaaaacgatccaaattgcgcgacaaatggatttttctcatgccaaacactaaaataaaatattttaatgcttgtaTAAATTTTTGGAtctccggatgtattcagaacgtaagttatgcgcgaaaatacaaacttatgcactttttgacgcttttagtccctgaatgagtataaagtttattttagcattttagcacaccgaacccctcaaagcctatttctaagctatgtaaaggatatttaaggtgtgtttaactcatgatcatgttccggaatgttcgttacagttcaaatcggcatacttttgcagtttgtcaattttagtccttgtaagcgaatagacttgattttgccataccaagccttcaaaacttatttctaagttatgtaaaggttatttaaggtatgttaagcataaattgatgttccggggtatttgtcgcgtttaactgattacgttcacgcaccagtttgcgtataattctccagaaagcgatatagagtttgaaattgaataaaaaccaaaacatgaaaaacatcaaacataaacaaacaaacattgggatcaaataactttatttcatttataactgaactgtttacaatgattacaagcacagatgtcacagtttaaacgttcagaggcaaatgtctgaccaattcagattagaggtcttaaccattcagactttatataaatcttaaccattcagaggcaaatgcctgaatcattcagacatctgctcgtgaaacaaacagtctgaaccattaagtactgaaccagtaagaggtctgaaccattaagagtctcattaagaggtaaataAACAGCCCTTAAAGCTCTTAAGTGATGAAGAAGTAGATAAAAGATGTAGAAGTGTTTTTTTTAGAGATCGTTACACAATACAAGGTTTAAGCTTATAAGGCTACAAAAACCATTGAATATCAGTTGATGGTCAAGACCACACCAACGGAGATATAGTTCCGTTAAATTTAATACCATGCACAACTAAGTCATatgataaatttaatataatgCACAACAAAAAAAAGATTTGCACATGATCAGCAACATAAAACACTAAAGACAAGTAACATTAATATTCATATAATCATCAATAACAACAACGAATGATACTCCATACATTACATTTATCATATATAAATATTCATCAACATGCATAACAAATATTTGGTCCTATTTCAGTTTTATTTGACCCAAAACATAATCAACTGGATTTTCAGAGCAAATGAGTAAATATCAATAAAAAAGAGGCTAAAGTGGTGGGGAAGAAGAAAAGTCAATAACCGATAAAATAACTTACAGTAAAAAAAACCTAATCTGTGATGAACAACAACGGTGGTGAGAATGAAAAGAAGTAACCGACCctttctttgtttatttataccCGACACTTATGTCCCCCATTCTGGGCTATATCAGCCCACTTTGCAAGGATTTTAAGGCCCAATTCCAAAGTGATCCAATATGTGATGAGAATAACCGGTTAACTGGGTTTTTTTTACCGGATATTAATCGAATTGGTTATTGGTCAACTTGGTCAAAACTAGTTAGGTCATTAATTGTTTCGAGCATGCCTAAAAACCTAATATACCGGATTTGGTTATTAACCAACCGGTTAACCCATTctataaggctatagggtgtggtcatgaccaccatgaccatCCACATAGGCGTCATGTCATCCATCTTTAATCCaccattcaaaaccactaccctaagggtatggtcatgacccaaaccactatcccttttatttttttaatgagttaattacacagatagACCCTATAGTTTATAGCCAGTTTCACCTTTGGATACTATCTTTTTTTTAACAGGTTAAGgtttatggtttcaattttgtaacacctttgggtagtaacaccaaaattagttaattttatcaatataatgactaaaatacccttctatttttttttaattttatcaatgtaaTACCTTTGgttactaacacctaattttatttaagtttaaatcaattttacaaaatctattttttttattttcatctttttattatatcccttaattaacataaaatctaattgttttttttcatctttttatttaatttcttatttaacataaaatctactagttacaCTAGtaatttttttgttcatttacattttactattttagaactTATACAGTTTGCATATTAAttatagagttaaatgtcattttaggccatgtggtttgggtcatattgccagtttagtccaaaggttttatttttctcttgtgggtccaaaaaggtttcaccgttgccattttagtccaccgggttaacttcatctattttttctgttaaccagAAGGGcgattcagtcattttatatgtaattctgttaactagaaaggcaattcggccatataaaatgaccgaatcgtCCTTCCCGTTAACAGAAAtaagaaataatggatgaagttaacccagtggactaaaatgacaacaataaaatctttttggacccacaggcgaaaaatgaaacctttggactaaactgacaaaatggttCAAACCACATgtactaaaatggcatttaactcttaattATATTGATCATTGAGATATAAAATACATATTAATATAAAACTAATTATATGCATAATTACGTTCTAAAAAATTAAATACACAGTTGAAAAGTTTACTCGATACATGTTACTTGAAtctaaaattgaaaacgagtaaggtttacattatttaaaactaacaGCTTTATACATGTCTATTTTTTaatttacatgaaagatatttattactATCTATCATATCTATccgaaattgaaaacgagtaaggtttacattatttaaaacgagtaagatatttaatttacataaaaatatatagctagtagattttatttaaaaatctatttaaaaaaatactggagtaactagtagattttatgttaaataagaaaattaataaaaagatgaaaataaaaaaataaatatattttatgttaattaagaaatataataaaaaaagaaaataaaaaaatagattttgtaaaattgatttaaacttaaataaaattaggtattagtacccaaaggtgttatattgataaaatttaaataaatggaaggatattttagtcattatattgataaaattaactaattttggtgttagtacgtTATAAAATTGAAACTataaaacctaaacctgttaaaaaaaaaaaattagtaccTAAAGGTGAAACTATCTATAAACCATAGGAtccatctgtgtaattaactctttttaaatttatttttgtcTTAAAATTAACAAATGGTAAGGTCGTGGTAATCTTGGTTTAATCTATGGGAACCGCTATCAATCAAGGAGGGGGGATGTACCATTTAATCAATGGTCCTAGCTACGTGGAAATAATGTTACAATCCATAGCCCCACACCCCATAGCCTaactatttttttaattaaaaaatcaattaaatatataataaactcataaaattcttttttatttattattaaaactTTAGAATTCACAAAGCATAATTTCGTTTAAGAAACATAAAAAAATCGTGAAAACATTTTAATTTTTTGTATGTATATTAACTAGTTAAAAAATAGCTATAAATTAACCGGTTCTCACTCTAAAGCTCATACTAAACTGGTTTCTCATGTTTGCCAGGGATAGCGATGAATAAATGATGTATGGGACTAACTAATGTACTATATATGCTAACACTGTTGATGAGCATATATGTGGATTTCAAATATATGTGATGTGACATGAGTGTGGGTGCTGGGTAGTGGAGACGGGGCATGGGAGTTGACTGAGGTCGTTGTCCCACCCTTTTTGCGATACAGGCCAGACGAATGAGACTGGACCGGTGGACCCATTGCCCTCCAGTGACTATTTTAACCACATTATTTGATTTAAAAAATTAATggtttaattaaattaaaactaTAAATACCTGAATAATCTATAAAacattttcacacaaatttctaACCAATCTTCTTCGTATACTCTTCAGTTTCACTCTAATGTAACTTTTATATTAGTATGATACCTTTTTAAGTCTTCTAATCATGGTCGCAAAAGTCGTCAGACATTCTCTAGTCGGATTTAAGAGTACCcgggaagtactcggcttaggTGGAGAATACTCGGGAAGTAATTTGCCTAAACAATGAGTACTCGCGCCTTGGAGCCTACCTTGTAGTGAGTACTCGCCATtcgagaccttgttttacaactaTGCTTCTAATATTATCATTaccattatcattatcattatcaattatcattatcattatcattatcaatcTATTAATATCTCATTGTTGTGAATAGTAACATAACGGAAACTTAACGGCGTTTGAGATATCTCATTGTTGGGAATAGTAACATAACGGAAACATAACGACGTTTGAGTTTGTGATTTGATGTGAATGAGTCATTTGGACCGTTCTTCACAAGTCACCCACTTACCTATGCAATCCACACCTCATTTGTATCCACATTGGGGTTCAATAATTCAGTTGAAAAGtgttataaaaattatttttttaatcaaTCATACGTCACCTATatatattcttaaaaaattacTTTTGCGATTGTCAAGAGTTGCTCACTGCTCAAACCGAACCTTGTTGGGGCTAGCTCaagcttggctcatatcttaaACGAGCCAACATGTTGTAGCTTGAGATTCTCGATTGAACTGAAAACTTGAGCTCGAATGTGGCCCGATGAGCAGACTCAAAATCAAAAAAAGAGTGGAGGACGAATTTGGTAGACTGGAGGAGAAAATTAAACGGATCAACATTAATCAATAATCAATAAACAGGTGCTcttgtttatatatatagattaatATAATAGACATCAACTACATGGATGGATACAACCTATTGAGTTGCATGCAGTCATGCACCAATAAAAAACCGAAAATCCAACATCTTATAAATATAACTTTGCACAAATATTCAGAGCTTAATTCATGCATAGCTTCCGATATTGTGCTTATCTTCAGTAGTCCCATAGATTATTCCATCCACTGGAGCTATCTTCGTACTGATCCTGAGGCGGGATAGAGTTCATTCTCGGTGGGCTCAGCAGCATTCCCTCCGCCATGTCGGATAACATATTTGGCATGTCGAATACTGCGTCATGATCCATAAATTCTCCACGTGTACTGCTTCCAGTCTCCTCCTTATTTGGCATGTTGAATACTGCGTCATGGTCAATAAATCCTCCACGTGTACTGCTTCCAGTCTCCTCCTTATTTGGCATAAATTCTCCACGCGTACTGCTTCCAGTCTCCTCCTTATTTGACGGATTTCTAGCAGCTGCTGCGCGTGCAGCTACCGCACATATGTCATCAGCAGTGGGACACTCAGGAAGAGTATCAGGCAGAACTGAGTCGGGAAAGTTTAGTAATGCATGAGATCCTTTGAGAGCCAATGCAGCTGCATCGTAAGCCGCAGCTGCCATCTCGGGTGTGGGATACGTGCCCAACCAAATGCGGGTGGACGAGTGTGGAACCCGAATTTCAGAAACCCATTTTCCAGTCTTAAGCCTGCATCTGATACCATGATAGATCGGGTGTCGACTTCCAGCAGTCGGAGTAGGAGTGTGAGGGTTGTTGTTAATATCATTTGTGGTGGAGTCTCCGGCAGTAGGAGCAGGAGTGTGAGGGTTGTTGTTAGTATCATTTGTGGAGTTGCTGCTTGTACGGTTAGCCATGCAAATTTATGGATGCTTATGTGGGTACTTATAAACGTTTTGGATGCATATGTGGTTTTTCTATTAACCAATAGAATTTATTTGTGGATGGGAGGTAGTTGGGGGACCCAAATAATGGAGTATGGAGAATATGATAATATATTTTGCGGACCCTTTTGTTATCCAAAAGAGGAAAGTACATCCAAGAAAGAAAAATATCTCaatctttcaaaaaaaaacacttaccaaaataagaaaaaaaaacactcCATTATCATGTAACGTGATAATATCTCAATCTTTTCAAAATATCTAAACCTTACGGGACTGGGACTGGAGTTGTAGGGCCGGATATACACGCTTTTCATGTAAAGCGTAAATCTCAGGACAACTGGCAGGTAGAAGAAAAAGATCTCAATCAATAATCTTTATCTTGACCTTCTATTTCCTATAAAGTACAGATAGATCCTCTTATTATGTAAATCTGaaattgatgaatgaaaaattaACCAAGTTAAAAACGAGTTTTTTCCTAGACTAGCTTTGGTCGAAATAATATTTATCAGAACAGGTGTTTGAAAAATAATTACCAAAATAGgtgttttttctttttatttcattttctttttgttttcaacTAATCTATTATAATTTTTGTTGGTCTTTTAACATTATTGGATAAAACCTatcgtaatatatatacacacacatagagatgagcatttggtaccgggtaCTGATACCGAACCGTATCGGTACCCACTTTCCCTGTTTTTCGGTACCGATATCGAACAagtaccgtgctcatccctacACACATGCATAAGTTTAATAAATAAGTTGTCTTATCATTTCGAAACAATTTGTTCATGCACTTCAACAAGAACCGGAGTTATTATTTAAAGTTAGTTTTATTACTACTTTTTTTGGAGCTTTAAACTTTAAATTAACAGATAAAACAATTCTTCTTATATTTATGTAAATTagtttgtgaaaaaaaaatgttatttttaaagCTTCTCACCaaaaatagttatattatttttagttcAATTTCTAGAAGTTTATTCACGAAAGGTTGATATCACTGATATTTTAGAAATAAATAAGTGTGTAGCTAGAAACGTTTATAAAAAGAGTTATATGTTATTTggagaaaagtaaaaacaaaaggGTTATATCACGTTTATCTTTTTGgcctaaaaaatatttttttaacatctgaccCTCTaacatctttttttctaacccttttgacccctaacatttaatggatggagttagtgttAGGGGCTAAAAGGGTTAGATAAAAAGATGTTatgggctcagatgttaaaaaaaaaaaattaggccAAAAGGATAAAAGTGATATAAACTCagaggccaaaatcgtaatttactcttaaaaaaaagttaaaagaaaacaTATCTAATGAAAcagaaaacaattaaaaaaaccTTCTGTATATGATACGGCTAAATgttttctttttagtttttttatataatccGTATATAAGCTTAAGTAATTATTAAAGAGTTTTAATCattattaaattaggtttatCTAATGAAATTTGGAGAGAGAAACAAGTTATAATAGAAAACATGGAAACAAACACCATTTTGTTAAATAATTTTTAAATCACccatttggtaaatattttttctaCCAACActcttttgagaaaaaaaaactcGTAAAAGAACTAATCTTACCCAATAACATTGTAATCATAATCTCTAGCGCGCTAATATATACCGACTGAACACAAATAGAACCATTACTTTATGCAATATTGTACGGTTACCCAACCGGCAAAATTGATACATTATTCAGTTTATACTTTAGCTCCTTTCTTATTCTGAACTTTTCGTATcgaatatatatacataattaCATAAATAAGATATTGAAACCtcgaaaaataaaaataatttgtCATAAGAAACATCGTTAGTCTTTATTTAAGACGACGGTTCGATGTATAACttactttttgtttttttcttgtaGAATCATAAAGCATTtatcttttttatgttttgtctttttcttttaagttttttttcaaaaacactTAGACCATTAAGTATTGTTTAAATTTTCGTTGATAGCATGATAAATAGATTCAAATAACATTAACACCAATTTTCTTCAAAATGTTATAAAAGCTATTCTTTTGAAATAACCATTTACAACCTTAAGGCTAAATGCAATGTTTAATAAAGTATAAGGGGGCACATGAAATACTCTACAAGTACAATGACTTATTGGTAGTGTGCAATAAGTTTTTTTATTGtataatataatttaaagtgATCAAGTATCTAGAACCTGTCTCAAAACATGTTGAAATGCTAAGTTCAATACTTTTTAGAGTATGTGTGGCTTCATGAAATATACAAGTTTAGTGCTTCTTGGTAATTAGCAATAAGTGTCACTGTTATATAATCTAACTTGGAAGTAATGGTTGGAActttttttaacaacaaaaagTATCACTGTGCCATCAGCAAAATTATTCGATCATATCCATCTTTACTGGGCAATAATGTCTAtgcaccaattcaggaggaaacccaataaatccgactcccttgtgagaatcgaacccaggatCTAATGGTACATAAGTCTTATCTCatccaagatgccactaggcaaTATCACCATAGGCCAGTTAAAactttaaatccaaaatgtctcGGAGCGTATTAAAAGGCTAAATGCAACGGTTTATAAAGTATGAGGGGTTAGATGAAACATTTTTTtggttacatatatatatatatatatagtggagggttcaaatgagaagaatttttttgtaagaataaaaaggaacaaacttcaaccaataataatgcttcattttacttcatttaatttttgtatttaatatgggtgtaaggatatattggtaaaattagatagatcattaattcttagtcttcctttttaatagctcactaaattaaatttgtagcttatttgaaaaaatatatattttttcaaagaagaaaaaaattaatttaaagtgtaggataaattatgaggtgtgtaggatgaattacgagttgtgtaggataaatttcagtatgtgtaggataaatttcaaagacgtataggataaattttgatgtgtctaggcaaaaattttagtgtgtAGGATGAtactctttatgactaattaattagtca
This genomic stretch from Helianthus annuus cultivar XRQ/B chromosome 8, HanXRQr2.0-SUNRISE, whole genome shotgun sequence harbors:
- the LOC110869938 gene encoding ethylene-responsive transcription factor ERF027-like, which encodes MANRTSSNSTNDTNNNPHTPAPTAGDSTTNDINNNPHTPTPTAGSRHPIYHGIRCRLKTGKWVSEIRVPHSSTRIWLGTYPTPEMAAAAYDAAALALKGSHALLNFPDSVLPDTLPECPTADDICAVAARAAAARNPSNKEETGSSTRGEFMPNKEETGSSTRGGFIDHDAVFNMPNKEETGSSTRGEFMDHDAVFDMPNMLSDMAEGMLLSPPRMNSIPPQDQYEDSSSGWNNLWDY